In the Paramisgurnus dabryanus chromosome 5, PD_genome_1.1, whole genome shotgun sequence genome, one interval contains:
- the LOC135774100 gene encoding uncharacterized protein — protein MMYLGQGVPGNTPDEMKVLQQICGGENICVFKGFVQPGEQFQFISQRHLGYPFSASIFVNGMMAARISSCCEYRYGPGFQQGRGSCFRLTRLNGGKPCYKCVNSRHGIGISAINSPAPTFRRDINSNEGAESCSSPLFMPLGMKRSVQKTRKPPKDGSVLSTDSEDLNGSVKEKRQRKRHKGRQRTDDKESEEGSRTKKEANKFQVGTTKQQLQTSATKHMDGKDSFVAENKMNVPDSLQEGKTQNKHNAKNPTDPLTTNGKSRNEGRLRDFYEECVEMSTGLESGLDQQRWFKANKIERNRIKNQLSSRPSAIGSASEVELSDESDSGDPHARPKTPKINNKQGTENETEQDLQKQMDAITEVLNNSDEVEQLILRNTGLTDDLLEGLAAALKRSPSEVTVINLNLNHIGPPGVHVLLDLLKAKPHIKELLLFGNQLGDLGVQNLLSGLAELQEPTVVLHGNSERLSFSAVSFAIKELDLGGNGIGSDGLRVLATFMRYHSKLQYLGLAQTSCSDMEAWMALFESLKTNAELTHIILDESNLGDDGVKLFAESLKSNEALKKVELDDNGFGDIGGNYLLEALSSRGKRPLEHLSLEGNYVSTALMTKIQQEVESKGSAPDG, from the exons ATGATGTACCTGGGACAGGGGGTTCCTGGAAACACTCCAGATGAGATGAAAGTACTTCAGCAGATCTGTGGAGGAGAAAACATCTGTGTGTTTAAAGGATTTGTCCAACCTGGAG AGCAATTTCAGTTTATATCTCAGAGACATCTGGGTTACCCCTTCAGCGCTTCCATCTTTGTGAATGGGATGATGGCAGCCAGGATCAGTTCGTGTTGCGAGTATCGATACGGCCCGGGCTTTCAGCAGGGCCGCGGGAGCTGCTTCAGATTGACCCGTCTGAACGGAGGGAAACCCTGCTACAA ATGTGTGAATTCAAGGCACGGTATTGGCATTTCAGCGATCAATAGTCCAGCTCCAACCTTTCGGCGAGACATCAATTCTAATGAAG GTGCGGAGTCCTGTTCATCCCCTTTATTTATGCCCCTTGGAATGAAAAGATCTGTGCAGAAAACCAGAAAGCCGCCTAAGGATGGAAGTGTTTTGTCAACCGACAGTGAAGATCTAAATGGCAGCGTAAAAGAAAAACGGCAACGCAAACGGCATAAAGGACGTCAGCGAACGGATGACAAAGAATCGGAGGAAGGTTCGAGAACAAAGAAAGAAGCAAATAAATTTCAAGTCGGCACTACCAAACAACAGCTGCAAACATCAGCAACCAAACACATGGACGGCAAAGATAGTTTCGTagctgaaaataaaatgaacgTGCCAG ATTCATTGCAGGAAGGAAAAACTCAGAATAAGCACAATGCGAAAAACCCGACGGATCCTCTGACAACGAATGGAAAAAGCAGAAACGAGGGAAGACTGAGGGACTTCTATGAAGAATGTGTTGAAATGAGCACTGGTCTGGAGTCAGGCCTAGACCAACAGAGGTGGTTCAAAGCAAACA AGATTGAGAGGAACCGAATTAAAAATCAGCTGAGTTCAAGACCCTCTGCTATTGGCTCGGCATCAGAGGTGGAGCTTAGTGATGAAAGTGACAGCGGTGACCCCCATGCAAGACCAAAGACccctaaaataaataacaagcaAG GCACTGAAAACGAGACAGAACAAGACTTACAAAAACAG ATGGATGCCATTACGGAAGTGCTCAACAATTCTGATGAGGTGGAACAACTGATCCTGAGAAACACTGGACTGACAGATGATCTGCTCGAGGGTCTGGCAGCAGCACTCAAGAGAAGTCCGTCTGAGGTCACGGTCATTAACCTGAACCTGAACCACATCGGACCACCTGGCGTTCATGTTTTACTAGACCTCCTGAAGGCCAAACCACACATCAAAGAACTACT ATTATTTGGAAACCAGCTTGGTGATCTTGGAGTGCAAAATCTGCTTAGTGGATTGGCTGAACTTCAAGAGCCAACGGTGGTTCTGCATGGAAACTCCGAACGTCTTAGCTTCTCTGCGGTGAGCTTTGCGATCAAAGAGTTAGATTTGGGTGGAAATGGTATTGGAAGTGATGGCCTGAGGGTGCTGGCCACTTTCATGAGATATCACTCCAAGCTTCAGTATCTGGGCCTGGCACAAACATCATGCTCAGACATGGAGGCTTGGATGGCCTTGTTTGAAAGCCTGAAAACGAACGCTGAACTCACACACATCATATTGGATGAAAGCAACCTTGGAGACGACGGCGTCAAGCTGTTTGCCGAATCATTGAAATCTAATGAGGCTCTGAAGAAGGTGGAGCTGGACGATAATGGGTTTGGCGACATTGGAGGAAATTATCTTCTGGAGGCTCTGAGCTCTCGGGGAAAGCGTCCTCTCGAACACCTCAGCCTGGAAGGGAATTACGTCAGTACGGCACTCATGACCAAAATACAGCAGGAAGTTGAATCTAAGGGATCAGCTCCTGATGGGTGA